In Caretta caretta isolate rCarCar2 chromosome 20, rCarCar1.hap1, whole genome shotgun sequence, a single window of DNA contains:
- the LOC125627803 gene encoding adhesion G protein-coupled receptor E3-like — protein MVHIGIAVIAPRDISQIVDDFWALGNVLKMKNVRAIFEKILPVPRVKRSSGNSSCCNFFNSTLEILTSTCGDGSATLSLEDATRSFNSLLKSTSLWEVRDKQEVGWAVTVLLQSVELAALAAALRSPERTTQNVTTESLAIQTRLVTGDCSRDSEVFTLRAHNDTMGVHCDTVTGAATHGTILGMASWTPSWTLDSIISARHLSEGNLPAGGKPEKSHLNSRVVSGAVGDGRPINLSRPANLTLRHKQDKKREEEALCVYWKVVAESGSWSPDGCTAVHTNSTHTTCRCDHLSSFAVLMAPTTVTESYPLTVVTYMGLTFSMLCLLLAILTFLLCRSIRNVSTSLHLQLCLCLFLADLLFLIALTRTGSWQTVR, from the exons ATGGTTCATATCGGCATTGCTGTCATTGCGCCGCGGGATATCTCACagatagtagatgacttctgggccCTTGGAAATGTGCTGAAGATGAAGAATGTCCGAGCCATCTTTGAAAAAATCCTTCCTGTCCCACGA GTAAAGCGGAGCAGCGGAAACAGCAGTTGTTGCAATTTCTTTAATTCGACCTTAGAGATTCTGACGTCCACGTGTGGAGACGGGAGTGCGACGTTATCGCTGGAG GATGCGACTCGCTCTTTCAACTCCCTCCTGAAGAGCACCTCCCTCTGGGAGGTCAGAGacaagcaggaggtggggtgggccgTGACGGTCCTGCTGCAGAGCGTGGAACTGGCCGCACTGGCCGCTGCGCTCCGGTCCCCGGAGAGGACAACACAGAACGTGACGACAGAGTCTCTGG ctatCCAGACGCGGCTCGTCACTGGGGACTGCAGCCGGGACAGCGAGGTCTTCACGCTGAGAGCTCACAACGACACGATGGGAGTGCACTGTGATACAGTCACCGGGGCAGCCACACACGGTACCATCCTGGGCATGG CATCCTGGACTCCATCCTGGACCCTGGACTCCATCATCAGTGCGAGACATCTCAGCGAGGGAAATCTACCTGCTGGTGGGAAGCCGGAGAAGAGTCATCTCAACTCCAGGGTGGTGAGCGGGGCCGTCGGAGACGGGAGACCCATTAACCTCTCCAGACCCGCAAACCTCACCCTGCGCCACAAACAG GACAAAAAACGGGAGGAAGAGGCTCTCTGCGTCTACTGGAAAGTAGTGGCCGAGAGCGGCAGCTGGTCTCCGGACGGCTGCACCGCCGTGCACACGAACAGCACTCACACCACCTGCCGCTGTGACCATCTCTCCAGCTTCGCCGTCCTAATGGCTCCCACCACAGTGACG GAGAGTTATCCACTGACCGTCGTCACCTACATGGGACTGACCTTCTCCATGCTGTGCCTCCTCCTCGCCATCCTCACCTTCCTCCTTTGCCGCTCCATCCGCAACGTCAGCACCTCCCTCCACCtgcagctctgcctctgcctcttcctggccGACCTGCTCTTCCTTATTGCGCTGACCCGCACCGGCAGTTGG cagacggtgcggtag
- the LOC125627526 gene encoding C-type lectin domain family 4 member G isoform X1 codes for MQPDSSYHKWEEEQVELTVQGASRSPERGGKALCLSNSAQGKAIAILCVLLAICITVSTALIWVKLGKLSQGLAEAQLDRDTIRRDAKRNLSHHQDYLELKMSKEFSVFNSGLLNVSKELAGVRLAIEEVQADYAKDPLHLQDAIEIRNLTHSLSKELAEARRDHDRLQEVLSRVQEELRNITEFICTTCPPGWQHFEKNCYFFSTLAKSWLDAKQFCTNEGSHLVIVNTKQEQIFLSNHIVEPEVYWLGLSDSAKEGEWRWMDGSLLSIRQVPLCSASLERELSLTISCFCIICSLPKEPDGALIPMQLIFGGSLVPFSGSTRERRL; via the exons ATGCAACCGGACAGCTCCTATCACAAATGGGAGGAAGAGCAGGTGGAATTGACAGTGCAGGGAGCGAGCCGCTCACCTGAGAGAGGTGGCAAAG CTCTTTGCCTCTCCAACTCCGCCCAAGGGAAGGCCATTGCGATCCTGTGTGTCCTGCTGGCAATTTGCATTACAGTATCTACAGCTCTCATTTGGGTGAAGCTTGGGAAAT TGTCCCAGGGTCTTGCCGAAGCCCAGCTGGATCGAGATACAATCAGAAGAGATGCCAAGAGAAATCTGTCACATCACCAGGACTATCTAG AGTTGAAGATGTCCAAAGAATTCAGCGTGTTTAACAGTGGACTTCTTAATG TGTCCAAGGAGCTGGCTGGGGTCAGGCTGGCAATAGAGGAGGTCCAAGCTGATTATGCGAAAGACCCATTACATCTCCAGGACGCCATAG AGATAAGGAACCTAACGCACAGTTTGTCGAAGGAGCTGGCTGAGGCAAGAAGGGACCATGACAGACTCCAGGAGGTcttgagcagggtgcaggaggagttacGGAACATCACGG AATTCATCTGCACAACATGTCCACCTGGCTGGCAGCATTTTGAGAAAAATTGCTACTTCTTTTCAACATTGGCTAAATCCTGGTTGGATGCTAAGCAGTTCTGTACCAATGAAGGGTCTCATCTGGTTATTGTTAACACCAAACAGGAACAG ATATTTTTGTCAAACCACATCGTTGAGCCCGAAGTGTACTGGCTGGGCCTCAGCGACTCAGCGAAGGAAGGGGAGTGGCGCTGGATGGATGGCAGCCTCTTGTCTATCAGGCAAGTCCCTCTTTGTTCAGCCTCTTTGGAGCGAGAACTGTCCCTGACAATCAGCTGTTTCTGCATTATCTGCTCTCTCCCTAAAGAGCCAGACGGAGCACTGATACCAATGCAATTGATATTCGGGGGGTCTCTGGTCCCCTTTAGTGGCTCAACCAGGGAAAGAAGGTTATGA